The following coding sequences are from one Streptomyces sp. NBC_01485 window:
- the purU gene encoding formyltetrahydrofolate deformylase, which translates to MTEQSTRAAANLADQYVLTLSCPDKQGIVHAVSSYLFMTGCNIEDSQQFGDRDTGLFFLRVHFSAEPPVTVDKLRASFAAIGDSFHMDWHINRADEKMRIVLMVSKFGHCLNDLLFRASIGALPVEIAAVVSNHTDFAELVGSYNTPFHHIPVTRDNKAQAEAQLLELVREQDVELVVLARYMQVLSDDLCKQLSGRIINIHHSFLPSFKGAKPYHQAHARGVKLIGATAHYVTADLDEGPIIEQEVERVGHGVTPDQLVAVGRDVECQALARAVKWHAERRILLNGRRTVVFA; encoded by the coding sequence ATGACTGAGCAGTCCACCCGAGCCGCGGCGAACCTCGCCGACCAGTACGTCCTCACCCTCTCCTGCCCCGACAAGCAGGGCATCGTGCACGCCGTGTCGAGCTACCTCTTCATGACCGGCTGCAACATCGAGGACAGTCAGCAGTTCGGCGACCGCGACACGGGACTGTTCTTCCTGCGCGTCCACTTCTCGGCCGAGCCGCCGGTGACCGTGGACAAGCTGCGCGCGAGTTTCGCGGCGATCGGCGACTCCTTCCACATGGACTGGCACATCAACCGGGCCGACGAGAAGATGCGCATCGTCCTCATGGTCAGCAAGTTCGGCCACTGCCTGAACGACCTGCTCTTCCGCGCCAGCATCGGCGCGCTGCCGGTGGAGATCGCGGCCGTGGTGTCCAACCACACCGACTTCGCCGAGCTCGTGGGCTCGTACAACACCCCCTTCCACCACATCCCGGTGACGAGGGACAACAAGGCGCAGGCCGAGGCGCAGCTCCTGGAACTGGTCCGCGAGCAGGACGTCGAACTGGTCGTCCTGGCCCGCTACATGCAGGTGCTGTCGGACGACCTGTGCAAGCAGCTCAGCGGCCGGATCATCAACATCCACCACTCCTTCCTGCCGAGCTTCAAGGGCGCGAAGCCGTACCACCAGGCACACGCGCGCGGAGTGAAGCTGATCGGCGCGACCGCCCACTACGTCACCGCCGACCTCGACGAGGGCCCGATCATCGAGCAGGAGGTCGAACGCGTCGGCCACGGCGTCACCCCGGACCAACTGGTCGCCGTCGGCCGCGACGTGGAATGCCAGGCCCTGGCCCGAGCGGTCAAGTGGCACGCGGAACGCCGAATCCTCCTGAACGGCCGACGAACGGTCGTCTTCGCGTAG
- a CDS encoding SCO4402 family protein → MGGMPHNDMPWWRWRSNVRSALHMLSDPAFQQNVWLAGVEGYGDVTDAVYRLVEDTWLDNWSAEKYVGTIFRDSQEAALVDTAVLRVLRIMHQVGPDALVSAYVEHQGWPEAVRAARDAHVRMAASDGDDPDAPPRTLEVLRIMTRSA, encoded by the coding sequence ATGGGCGGCATGCCACACAATGACATGCCGTGGTGGCGCTGGCGCAGCAACGTGCGCTCCGCGCTGCACATGCTCTCCGACCCGGCGTTCCAGCAGAACGTCTGGCTGGCCGGCGTCGAGGGGTACGGGGACGTCACCGACGCCGTGTACCGCCTCGTCGAGGACACCTGGCTCGACAACTGGTCCGCCGAGAAGTACGTCGGCACGATCTTCCGCGACTCGCAGGAGGCGGCCCTCGTCGACACCGCCGTACTGCGCGTGCTGCGGATCATGCACCAGGTCGGGCCGGACGCCCTGGTCTCCGCGTACGTCGAGCACCAGGGGTGGCCGGAGGCGGTGCGGGCGGCACGGGACGCGCACGTGCGGATGGCGGCGAGCGACGGCGACGACCCTGACGCACCGCCCCGGACCCTCGAGGTCCTGCGCATCATGACCAGGTCGGCGTGA
- a CDS encoding ABC transporter substrate-binding protein — MTGRRRTSTRSTFLPRSLRTTGPFRFTRAFRFTGSVRAAALSAGAVAACASLTVGCGVVPGTSAGSGDDPIVVMTWAPEGTSATNKPGMPAFARAYARWVNANGGLNGRKLEVLTCNDHNDTVSAAKCARRAVKENAVAVVGSYSQHSDAFFPYLEGDGIAYIGGYGVTNAEFTSPLSYPVNGGQPSLLAGLGKELAATCGPVTLVRPDTLAGDALPTMLNAGLKAGGHKAAEDQRAPEDSTEYATQSEAALENSTGGKPGNGAGGGTGGRSGDEKGCVVPALGDRTSTFMDSFRRTRTDYPAVNTATVLGSVDQTVVDAAGGGSGPYEGAYVTGWYPVASDPAWAPMKKVISEQAFSDTRIDAGDTGVQTTWIAYSVFRQAVESLDGGEVTSRSVRGALDDGLKIDTGGLTPALRWQFSDRLASIGFPRLVNADVTLQAVQKGRLVAARKGFVDVTKTLEQADVD, encoded by the coding sequence ATGACCGGCAGGCGACGCACGTCCACGCGAAGCACCTTCCTCCCCAGGTCCCTCCGCACCACCGGGCCCTTCCGCTTCACCAGGGCCTTCCGCTTCACCGGGTCCGTCAGAGCGGCCGCCCTCTCGGCGGGCGCCGTGGCCGCCTGTGCGTCGCTCACCGTCGGCTGCGGGGTCGTCCCCGGCACCTCGGCGGGTTCCGGTGACGACCCGATCGTCGTCATGACGTGGGCGCCCGAGGGGACGTCCGCGACCAACAAGCCGGGCATGCCCGCCTTCGCCCGCGCCTACGCCCGCTGGGTCAACGCCAACGGCGGTCTGAACGGCCGCAAGCTCGAGGTCCTGACCTGCAACGATCACAACGACACCGTGTCCGCCGCGAAGTGCGCCCGGCGCGCCGTCAAGGAGAACGCGGTCGCCGTCGTCGGCTCCTACAGCCAGCACTCCGACGCCTTCTTCCCGTACCTGGAGGGCGACGGCATCGCCTACATAGGCGGCTACGGAGTCACGAACGCGGAGTTCACCAGCCCGCTGTCCTACCCCGTCAACGGCGGCCAGCCCTCCCTCCTGGCCGGCCTCGGCAAGGAGCTGGCCGCGACCTGCGGTCCCGTCACCCTCGTCCGCCCCGACACCCTCGCCGGCGACGCGCTGCCCACGATGCTCAACGCCGGACTGAAAGCCGGCGGGCACAAAGCCGCCGAGGACCAGCGCGCGCCGGAGGACTCCACCGAGTACGCGACACAGTCCGAGGCCGCCCTCGAGAACTCGACCGGCGGCAAGCCCGGGAACGGGGCCGGGGGCGGGACCGGGGGCAGGAGCGGGGACGAGAAGGGGTGCGTGGTGCCCGCGCTCGGGGACCGCACCAGCACCTTCATGGACTCCTTCCGGCGGACCCGCACGGACTACCCCGCCGTGAACACCGCCACCGTCCTCGGCAGCGTCGACCAGACCGTCGTCGACGCCGCGGGCGGCGGCTCCGGGCCGTACGAGGGGGCGTACGTCACCGGCTGGTACCCCGTGGCGAGCGACCCCGCCTGGGCCCCGATGAAGAAGGTCATCAGCGAGCAGGCGTTCTCCGACACCCGGATCGACGCCGGCGACACCGGGGTGCAGACCACCTGGATCGCCTACAGCGTGTTCCGGCAGGCCGTGGAGTCGCTGGACGGCGGCGAGGTGACCTCACGCTCCGTGCGCGGCGCCCTGGACGACGGACTGAAGATCGACACCGGCGGGCTCACGCCGGCGCTCCGCTGGCAGTTCAGCGACCGGCTCGCCTCCATCGGCTTCCCCCGCCTGGTCAACGCCGACGTCACCCTCCAGGCCGTGCAGAAGGGCCGGCTGGTGGCCGCCAGGAAGGGCTTCGTCGACGTGACGAAGACCCTGGAGCAGGCGGACGTCGACTGA
- a CDS encoding transcriptional regulator: protein MAARPLVARQPNERLQALIQEAGCSNAGLARRVNMCGAEHGLDLRYDKTSVARWLRGQQPRGRAPAIIAEALGRKLGRTVTIDEIGMANGKNLASGVGLQFSPTVLGAIEQVCELWRSDVGRRDFLSGSSVAASALVEPSRDWLISSPDAQVARAAGPRVGLSDVAAVKAMTQALVDLDHQYGSGHVRPVVVHYLNSVVSGLLAGSYREAVGRELFASVARLTELAGYMAVDTGQPGLAQRYYIQALRLAQAAGDRGYGGYVLAASMSHLAAQLGNPREIAQLARAAQEGARGRVTPRAEAMFLAAEARGHALMGDVRGAQAASGRAVSALEAVDPAAGDDPAWIAHFDEAYLADELAHCHRDLGQAESAARCAEQSLAGHPESRARRRAIGYVLLATAQVQQREIEQACNTGLKAVELLETLRSNRGAEYLDDLQQRLEPFRDESVVREFGARLELQTAA, encoded by the coding sequence ATGGCCGCAAGGCCTCTCGTCGCGCGGCAGCCCAACGAACGGCTGCAGGCGCTCATCCAGGAGGCGGGGTGCTCGAACGCCGGGCTCGCCCGCCGCGTCAACATGTGCGGTGCGGAGCACGGTCTCGACCTGCGCTACGACAAGACGTCCGTGGCCCGTTGGCTGCGCGGACAGCAGCCGCGCGGACGCGCCCCGGCGATCATCGCCGAGGCCCTGGGCCGCAAGCTCGGCCGTACGGTCACGATCGACGAGATCGGCATGGCCAACGGCAAGAACCTCGCCTCGGGCGTGGGTCTCCAGTTCTCGCCGACGGTACTGGGGGCCATCGAGCAGGTCTGTGAGCTGTGGCGCAGCGACGTGGGCCGGCGGGACTTCCTCTCCGGTTCGTCCGTGGCCGCCTCGGCGCTGGTCGAGCCGAGCCGCGACTGGCTGATCTCCTCACCCGACGCCCAGGTGGCGCGCGCGGCGGGACCCCGGGTGGGCCTGTCCGACGTCGCCGCCGTCAAGGCGATGACACAGGCGCTGGTCGACCTGGACCACCAGTACGGCAGCGGGCATGTGCGCCCGGTCGTCGTGCACTACCTCAACAGCGTGGTCTCGGGCCTGCTGGCCGGCTCCTACCGGGAGGCGGTGGGCCGTGAACTCTTCGCCTCCGTAGCCCGGTTGACGGAACTCGCCGGGTACATGGCCGTCGACACCGGCCAACCCGGCCTCGCCCAGCGCTACTACATCCAGGCCCTGCGGCTCGCGCAGGCGGCGGGCGACCGGGGGTACGGCGGATACGTCCTCGCCGCCTCCATGAGCCACCTCGCGGCCCAGCTCGGAAACCCGCGCGAGATCGCCCAGTTGGCGCGCGCGGCACAGGAGGGGGCACGCGGACGGGTGACCCCGCGCGCGGAGGCGATGTTCCTCGCGGCGGAGGCGCGCGGGCACGCGCTGATGGGTGACGTACGCGGGGCGCAGGCGGCGTCCGGGCGGGCGGTGTCGGCGCTGGAAGCGGTCGATCCGGCCGCCGGGGACGACCCGGCGTGGATCGCGCACTTCGACGAGGCTTATCTGGCCGACGAGTTGGCGCACTGCCACCGCGACCTGGGCCAGGCCGAGTCGGCGGCGCGCTGCGCCGAACAGTCCCTGGCCGGGCATCCGGAGAGCCGTGCGCGCCGGCGCGCGATCGGGTACGTCCTGCTGGCCACCGCCCAGGTGCAGCAGCGCGAGATCGAGCAGGCCTGCAACACCGGCCTGAAAGCGGTCGAGTTGCTGGAGACGCTCCGCTCCAACCGGGGCGCGGAGTACCTGGATGATCTCCAGCAGCGACTGGAACCGTTCCGGGACGAGTCGGTGGTGAGGGAGTTCGGGGCGCGGCTGGAGTTGCAGACGGCGGCGTGA
- a CDS encoding bifunctional DNA primase/polymerase yields MFIVEETIAGADATQIPKQRGESLLETAVRYAEERHWDVFPGTWLDTVDGMQRCSCGDVTCDAPGAHPARPDWATQATGSATVARRMWQKQPTASILLPTGRTFDAISVPETAGFLALARMERMQLTLGPVTLTPDRRMQFFVLTGASAKVPDLVRKLGWSLGALDLVTLGEGAYVAAPPTRFGSRGAVQWACRPTAANRWLPDAEELISPLAYACGRDR; encoded by the coding sequence GTGTTCATCGTGGAAGAGACCATCGCGGGCGCCGACGCCACTCAAATCCCGAAGCAGCGCGGGGAATCGCTGCTCGAGACCGCTGTTCGCTATGCCGAGGAACGCCATTGGGACGTGTTCCCCGGCACCTGGCTCGACACCGTCGACGGAATGCAGCGCTGCTCCTGCGGCGACGTGACGTGCGACGCGCCTGGCGCACACCCTGCGCGCCCCGACTGGGCGACGCAGGCCACCGGCAGTGCGACGGTCGCGCGCCGGATGTGGCAGAAGCAGCCGACCGCCTCCATCCTGCTGCCGACGGGCCGTACGTTCGACGCGATCTCCGTGCCGGAGACGGCCGGGTTCCTCGCGTTGGCGCGGATGGAGCGGATGCAGTTGACGCTCGGTCCCGTCACGTTGACGCCGGATCGGCGGATGCAGTTCTTCGTGCTGACGGGGGCTTCGGCGAAGGTGCCGGACCTGGTGCGCAAGCTCGGCTGGTCGCTGGGGGCGCTCGATCTGGTGACGCTGGGGGAGGGCGCTTATGTGGCCGCGCCGCCTACGCGGTTCGGGTCGAGGGGGGCCGTGCAGTGGGCCTGCCGGCCTACGGCGGCCAATCGGTGGCTGCCGGATGCCGAGGAGTTGATCTCGCCGCTTGCCTATGCGTGCGGTCGGGATCGTTGA
- a CDS encoding ABC transporter ATP-binding protein, which produces MTSVRVRGLWKRFGQQVAVAGIDLDLPAGKFIGLVGPNGAGKTTTLSMVTGLLRPDQGTVEVVGHDVWRDPVAVKARIGVLPEGLRLFERLSGRELLGYSGRLRGLPGAEVDKRATQLLDVLDLAGAQHKLVVDYSTGMRKKIGLAAALLHNPEVLFLDEPFEGVDPVSAQIIRGVLERYTASGATVVFSSHVMELVESLCDWVAVMAAGRIRAHGTLAEVRGSAPSLQQAFLELVGAQGRDMGSDLDWLGGGAAR; this is translated from the coding sequence ATGACGTCCGTACGTGTGCGTGGGCTCTGGAAGCGGTTTGGGCAGCAGGTCGCGGTCGCCGGGATCGATCTCGATCTGCCCGCCGGGAAGTTCATCGGGCTGGTCGGGCCCAACGGGGCGGGGAAGACGACCACGCTGTCGATGGTGACCGGGTTGCTGCGGCCCGATCAGGGAACCGTCGAAGTCGTCGGGCACGACGTGTGGCGGGATCCCGTGGCGGTGAAGGCGCGGATCGGGGTGCTGCCGGAGGGACTGCGGCTGTTCGAGCGGCTGTCGGGGCGTGAACTGCTCGGCTACAGCGGGCGGTTGCGGGGGCTGCCCGGTGCCGAGGTCGACAAGCGGGCCACGCAACTGCTCGACGTCCTCGACCTGGCCGGTGCCCAGCACAAGCTCGTCGTCGACTACTCGACCGGCATGCGGAAGAAGATCGGACTCGCCGCCGCGCTGCTCCACAACCCCGAAGTGCTCTTCCTCGACGAGCCGTTCGAGGGCGTCGACCCGGTGTCCGCGCAGATCATCCGGGGCGTGCTGGAGCGGTACACGGCGTCCGGGGCGACGGTCGTCTTCTCCTCCCACGTCATGGAACTCGTCGAGTCGCTGTGCGACTGGGTGGCGGTGATGGCGGCGGGACGGATCCGGGCGCACGGCACACTGGCGGAGGTGCGGGGGTCGGCGCCCTCCTTGCAGCAGGCGTTCCTCGAACTCGTCGGGGCGCAGGGGCGGGACATGGGCTCCGACCTCGACTGGCTCGGCGGCGGGGCCGCCCGATGA
- a CDS encoding transporter translates to MSGVTSTLVRLKLSLLRNGLKQSGGRRAAYIASAVVTLLFAALQLLGLIALRGHDHAVSLVVLLVAVLGLGWAVMPLFFPSGDETLDPTRLVMLPLRPRPLVRALLAASLVGIGPLFTLLMLVGSVVSVAHGAAAWAVAVLAVALGLLVCVALARAVAAANIRLLSSRKGRDLAVLSGLVIAVGVQVLNFGAQRLGTSGLGQLDPAAAVLRWLPPASAVGAVDSVSKGAYGVAVAQLAVSAAGLALLVAAWARSLTRLMTSPDGSTLQAAEPAARDRRNSAGPARLLPGGRTGTVMERSLRYIWRDPKTKAAWVTSLAIGLIVPVFNAVQGTGSIYFACFAAGMLGVQMYNQFGQDTSAFWMVALTISSPRDAYVELRARALALLLITLPYATLVTVLTTALLGDWPKLPEALGLSLALLGAMLATGAWTSARFPYSIPSEGHKNVAPGQAGLAWIAIFGGMVAAALLCAPVIALTIWLNVSAGGDSWTWLLLPVGAVYGTAITVLGLRLAAPSTAQRLPEILTAVSKG, encoded by the coding sequence ATGAGCGGCGTGACCTCCACCCTCGTCCGGCTGAAGCTGTCGCTGCTGCGCAACGGGCTGAAGCAGTCGGGCGGGCGGCGGGCCGCGTACATCGCCTCCGCCGTCGTCACGCTGCTGTTCGCCGCGTTGCAGTTGCTCGGGCTGATCGCGTTGCGCGGGCACGACCACGCCGTTTCGCTGGTGGTGCTCCTGGTGGCGGTGCTGGGGCTGGGGTGGGCGGTGATGCCGCTGTTCTTCCCCAGCGGCGACGAGACCCTCGACCCGACCCGGCTCGTGATGCTGCCGTTGCGGCCCCGGCCGCTGGTGCGGGCGCTGCTGGCGGCCTCGCTGGTGGGCATCGGGCCGCTGTTCACGCTGCTGATGCTGGTGGGGTCGGTGGTGTCCGTGGCGCACGGGGCGGCGGCCTGGGCGGTGGCCGTCCTCGCCGTCGCGCTCGGGCTGCTGGTGTGCGTGGCGCTCGCGCGGGCCGTGGCCGCAGCCAACATCCGGCTGCTGAGCAGCCGCAAAGGGCGCGATCTGGCGGTGCTGAGCGGGCTGGTGATCGCGGTCGGCGTGCAGGTCTTGAACTTCGGGGCGCAGCGGCTCGGGACGTCCGGTCTCGGGCAGCTCGATCCGGCGGCGGCCGTGCTGCGCTGGCTGCCGCCCGCCTCGGCGGTCGGCGCGGTGGACTCTGTGAGCAAGGGGGCGTACGGGGTCGCCGTCGCGCAACTCGCCGTCAGCGCGGCGGGTTTGGCGCTGCTGGTGGCGGCGTGGGCGCGGAGTCTGACACGGCTGATGACCTCGCCCGACGGCTCCACCCTCCAGGCCGCCGAGCCGGCCGCGCGGGACCGGCGGAACTCGGCGGGGCCGGCGCGGCTGCTGCCAGGCGGGCGCACCGGGACCGTGATGGAACGCAGCCTGCGCTACATCTGGCGCGACCCGAAGACGAAGGCCGCCTGGGTGACGTCGCTGGCCATCGGGCTGATCGTGCCCGTCTTCAACGCGGTGCAGGGCACCGGCTCGATCTACTTCGCGTGCTTCGCCGCCGGGATGCTCGGCGTCCAGATGTACAACCAGTTCGGGCAGGACACGTCCGCGTTCTGGATGGTCGCGCTGACCATCTCCTCGCCCCGGGACGCGTATGTGGAGCTGCGTGCGCGGGCGCTGGCCCTGCTGCTGATCACCCTGCCGTACGCGACGCTGGTGACGGTGCTGACGACGGCGCTGCTCGGCGACTGGCCGAAGCTGCCCGAGGCGCTGGGGCTGTCCCTCGCGCTGCTCGGCGCGATGCTGGCGACGGGCGCCTGGACCTCGGCCCGCTTCCCCTACTCGATTCCGTCCGAGGGCCACAAGAACGTCGCCCCCGGGCAGGCCGGTCTCGCCTGGATCGCGATCTTCGGCGGGATGGTCGCGGCGGCCCTGCTGTGCGCGCCCGTCATCGCGCTGACGATCTGGCTGAACGTCAGCGCGGGCGGCGACTCCTGGACTTGGCTGCTGCTGCCGGTGGGCGCGGTGTACGGCACGGCCATCACGGTGCTGGGCCTACGCCTGGCGGCCCCCAGCACGGCACAGCGCCTGCCGGAGATCCTTACGGCGGTGAGCAAGGGGTGA
- a CDS encoding alpha/beta fold hydrolase: protein MARRIDVTGAGGVRLAAWEFGDPPKVIPAQSARAVEAERDGGGARDGGGENGSSSSSGVLLLHGLMGRASHWASTARWLSERHRAVALDQRGHGQSEKPPEAAFTREAYVEDAEAALEQLGLAPAVLIGHAMGALTAWQLAAKRPDLVRGLIVCDMRASALGAASQREWGDWFKSWPVPFATLADVRKWFGEDDPWVERPNPSRGEFYAEVMHESPDGWRPVFEPEQMLKSRETWVYDAHWEELTQVQCPVLVVRGLDGELGRAEAQEMVRVLPRGEYAEVAHAGHLVHYDQPTAWRTAIEPFLDAVLTPETP from the coding sequence GTGGCGCGACGCATCGACGTGACCGGAGCGGGCGGCGTACGCCTGGCGGCCTGGGAGTTCGGGGACCCGCCCAAGGTGATCCCGGCGCAGTCCGCACGAGCAGTGGAAGCGGAAAGGGACGGAGGCGGGGCCAGAGACGGGGGCGGGGAGAACGGGTCGTCGTCGTCCTCGGGCGTCCTGTTACTGCACGGTCTGATGGGCCGGGCCTCGCACTGGGCGTCCACCGCCCGCTGGCTCTCCGAGCGGCACCGCGCGGTCGCCCTCGACCAGCGCGGCCACGGCCAGAGCGAGAAGCCCCCCGAAGCCGCCTTCACCCGCGAGGCCTACGTCGAGGACGCGGAGGCCGCCCTGGAACAGCTCGGCCTCGCCCCGGCCGTCCTCATCGGCCACGCGATGGGCGCGCTGACGGCGTGGCAGCTCGCCGCCAAGCGTCCCGACCTGGTGCGCGGCCTGATCGTCTGCGACATGCGGGCCTCCGCGCTCGGCGCGGCCTCGCAGCGCGAGTGGGGCGACTGGTTCAAGTCCTGGCCCGTCCCCTTCGCCACCCTCGCCGACGTCCGCAAGTGGTTCGGCGAGGACGACCCCTGGGTGGAGCGCCCGAACCCCTCCCGCGGCGAGTTCTACGCCGAGGTCATGCACGAGTCCCCCGACGGCTGGCGGCCCGTCTTCGAGCCCGAACAGATGCTGAAGTCCCGCGAGACCTGGGTCTATGACGCGCACTGGGAGGAACTCACCCAGGTCCAGTGCCCGGTCCTGGTCGTGCGCGGGCTCGACGGCGAGCTGGGCCGGGCCGAGGCCCAGGAGATGGTCCGCGTACTACCGCGCGGCGAGTACGCGGAGGTCGCCCACGCCGGCCACCTCGTCCACTACGACCAGCCAACGGCTTGGCGCACAGCGATCGAACCCTTCCTCGACGCCGTACTCACCCCAGAAACCCCCTGA